Genomic window (Zingiber officinale cultivar Zhangliang chromosome 2B, Zo_v1.1, whole genome shotgun sequence):
ACATTACGAGTATTGGAGCTCCCAAATGGAGACCATCTTCATTTCCCAAGATTTGTGGGATGTGGTGAAACAAGAATTCGAAACAGTCGTGGGAGAAGAAACTGAGAAGCAGTTGAAGGAGAATATAAAGAAGAATGGCCAAGAAGCATGGGACGTTCTGAAGAAGGAATTCAAAGGGCCTGATAAAGTGATCTCAATTAAGTTgcaaaattattggagaaattttgaCAACTTATCGATGAAAGAAAATGAATCTGTTAAAGATTTTTCTTCGAGGGTGGCTGAGATTGTCAACCAAATCAAGGGCTGTGGTGATACAATATCCGAGAAGAAAGTAGTGGAAAGAATTCTCAGATCATTACCGCAAAAATTCGAGCATATCGTTGCCGTGATCGAGGAGACGAAGGATAAATCCCAGCTAACTCGGTACGAGTTGTTCAGCTCTTTGGAGGCACATGAAGGCAGAGTCAATGGCTATACGAATCAGCCACTTGAGCAAGTTTTTCAAGTAAAGGCCAACCTCGGGGAAAAGAAATCTGATCCGAGACATGAAGAAAGAGGGTTTTCATCTTCCTACAGAGGATCATCAAGCAGAAAACGAGGAGGCTCCGGTCAAAATAATGGCCGGGGACATGGAAGGAAGCCATCATTGGATGTGCAGAGGTCTGGGACAGAGTGCCAGATCTGCAAAAAGCCAGGACATGAATCAAAAAGTTGTTAGCATCGCTGTACTAGGTGCAAAATTTCCAATCATTCGAAGCGGGACTGTTGGTTTAAGGAGAAATCTGAAGCCGCAGATGCTAAGGCGAATTTTGCGAAGGAAAATgatgttgaaaaattattttattcatCTATGGATTCCAAGCACAGTTACAAGGAAACGTGGTTTCTTGACAGCGGGTGCAGCCACCACATAACCGGAAATCGTGATTCTTTCGCTATGTTGGATGATAAATTTTCCACGCAAGTGGAGCTTGGTGACAGCAAGCGTGTAAGCATCGAAGGGCAAGGAGTTGTTGCTGTCTACACAGAAGGAGGTAATAAAAAACATATTCATGATGTCTATTACTCTTCAAAGATCACCCATAACTTGTTGAGTGTTGGGCAAATAATGAAGGATGGTTATAAGTTGATTTTTGATAATGAACGTTGTGATATCATCAATAAGAAGAACAATTTGAGAGTAGCTGCTGTGAAAATGAATGCAAATGGTTTATTTCCATTCGAGACAGGGAAGTTACAGACATATGCTCTCAAATGTGGAGACCTTGATGAATCctatctttggcatttaaggtATGGACACTTAAACTTTAAGAGCTTGCAGCTTTTGGAGCAAAAGGGAATGGTCACTGGTCTTCCTACAATCCATTCAAAAGATCGAGTTTGTGAAGGCTGTATATATGGAAAGATGCATCGATTTCCATTTCCAAACACAGCATGGAGAGCTCGAAGTCCATTAGAGCTTGTCCATGCTGATATATGCGGCCCAATTCGAAGTGCTTCACTCGGTAACAAGCAGTACTTCATTCTTTTTGTTGACGATTTTACAAGAATGATATGGACTTATTTTCTCGATAGAAAGTCTGATGCTTTCAGCACCTTCTTACACTTCAAAGCCCTTGTTGAGAATCAAAGTGGATGCTCGATTAAGGCTCTCCGAACAGATCGTGGAGGAGAGTTTATATACAAACCTTTCCTCAAATATTGCAAGGAGAACGGGATTCTACGACAGCTTACTGTGCGGCACACTCCTCAACAAAACGGAGTCGCGAAGAGGAAAAATCGAACGATTGAAGAAATGTCTCGCAGCATGCTCAAGGGTAAAGGACTTCCTAACAAATTTTGGGCTGAGGCTGTGAATACGACAGTGTATATTCTAAATCGTTCTCCAACAAAGGCTGTTCAGAATAGGACTCCGTTCGAGGCATGGTATGATCGAAAGCCAGTTGTAAATCAGCTCAAGGTTTTTGGGTGCATCGCCTATACTCGTGTGTTGCCACATAACAGGGAGAAGTTTgatgaaaaaggagaaaaattgatttttattgGCTATAGTGATGAGTCCAAGGGGTATCGTCTTTATAACCCAAAAACTAATCAGTTAGTTCTCTCAAGAGATGTAATTTTTGACGAATTAGCTGTGTGGAATTGGGACGATAATGATTCACAAGTGCCTGTATTATCGGATGGAGCTGGAACAATTCCATTTGCTGATGTTGCTGGACCAACTGCGGGGACACAAAGCAGGATGGAAGGTGAAAGTTTGAGCACAGAAGGAGAAAGTTCCAGTACTACTGCGCCAACTGATGACTCAGAATCAGATTCCCCTCAAAGGTATCGCTCTTTATCTGACATATATTCAGAAACTAATTTGGCTTTGTTTGCTGGAGAACCACAGAATTACATTGAAGCTACAGATCAAGAAGTGTGGAGAAAAGCCATGAATGAATAGATTAAAAGCATTGAGAAAAATCAGACTTGGGATCTGGTTGATTTGCCAGCAGGAAAGGATGCAATCGGATTGAAATGGATATTCAAGACGAAGTATAATGAAGATGGAAGCATTCAGAAGCACAAGGCCAGAGTAGTCGCAAAAGGCTACTCACAGCAGCCGGGGATTGACTTCAATGAGACCTTCGCACCGGTCGCTCGCATGGAAACGATAAGAATTGTTCTCGCTTTGGCAGCCCAGTTGGAGATGAAAGTTTACCAACTTGACATTAAGTCGGCCTTCTTGAAtggagagttagaagaagaagtttatgtatgCCAGCCTGAAGGATATGTCGTGAAAGGGAAGGAAGAAAAAGTGTACCGGCTTCGAAAAGCTCtttatgggttaaaacaagcccCTCGAGCTTGGTACAGCAAGATTGATTCCTATTTTCAGCATTTCGGTCTTCAGCGCAGCCCAAACGAGCCCTCCCTCTATGTGAAAGTCggagaaaaaggaaattttttaatcgTTTGTCTTTACGTCGATGATGTGATTTATGCAGGAACCGATATAAAGATGGTTGAAGATTTTAAATTGGCCATGATGAAAAAGTTCGAGATGTCTGATCTTGGACTTATGAGGTATTTTCTTGGTTTTCAAGTCAAGCAATCAAGTGGCGAGATTTTCATTTCACAAGAAAAGTATGTGGAGGATCTCTTGAAGAAGTTTCAGATGTTGTCTTGCAAACCCATGCCCACGCCAATGACACTTAATGAGAAGTTACAGCAAGAAGATGACAGCGAAATGGCAGATGAGAAGCTTTATCGAAGCTTAGTGGGATCCTTGATTTATCTCACAAACACGAGGCCCGATATTGTTCAGCCTGTAAGTGTACTCTCGAGGTTTATGAGCAAGCCAAGCAAGGTTCATTATGCTGCTGCAAAGAGAGTACTCAGATTCTTGCAAGGAACTATGAAACATGGGTTGAGATATGTAAAAGAATCGAACAATGATTTGGTCGGTTTTACGGATAGTGATTGGGTCGGCTCCCTCGAAGATAGGAGGAGTACCTCAGCATATCTTTTCTACCTCGGATTAAAGGTGATTTCATGGAGCTCAAGGAAGCAAAATACAGTAGCTTTATCATCTGCAGAGGCTGAATATTCTGCAGCAACAAGTGCAGCTTGTGAAGCAGTTTGGCTTAGGCGAATTATGGCTGATCTGCAACAGAAACATACGTGTTCGACTACTATTTTCTGTGACAACATGTCCACAATTGCAATGACAAAGAATCCAGTTTTTCACGCCCGAAGTAAGCATATTGAGTTGCGTCATCATTTCATTCGAGATTTGGTGAACAAAAGGGAAATTCACTTGGAGTTCATCGGGACTAATGAGCAGCCTGCAGATGTTCTTACAAAGCCCGTGTCATTGGAAAAGCTTGAGAAGTTTAAAGACAAGATGAAAATcacaaattaagggggagtgttaaaaGTTAATTTGTATTTCCAATTAAGATAACTCTTGTCTTTTCAGTTTTCTATGAGTCTGGATAATAGTGTTAATCAGTCATTGGAATTGTGTTAAGGAATTAAGATAGGGTCTAGAACAATCTGATGATTAATATAAAGATATGTGCTTTGTACTGACTGAAGTGGCAGAAAAAAAAAGGGCCTCCTAAATAAATCAAAGATCCGTTTCCTCTCTAGCCTTCATTTTCTTATACTACTCTTCATTATCTCCAACAGAAGACGACCACGGGGAGAGGGAGGCAGAAGATTGAGATGAAAGCTATCCAAAAGGAGACGGTGCGGCAGGTGTGCTTTTCCAAGCGCTGCGCCGGCGTGTTCAAGAAGGCCAGCGAGCTCTCTATTCTCTGGGCGCCAAGATCGCTGTCCTCGCCTTCTCGCCCAGCGGCAAGCCCTTCTCCTACGGCCACCCCTCCGTCGAGTCCATCTTGGAACGGTTTTTAAGCAGCAGTGTCGACGCCGCGCCTGCTACCCCGCCGCGGCACCCTCCCGCCGCCGTGCTGGTTCAGGCGCTCGGCCGCCAGGAGAAGGAGCTGCAGGAATGGCTCGAGGCAGGGGGCCCTGTGGGCGACCTGTTGGCCGCTGAGGTGGAGGAGCTAGGGCTGCCGGAGCTCGACCTGCTGCAGAGTACGCTAGAGTGTGTGCGAGCGGAGTCGTTGAGTAGGGCGAGGCAACTAGCTTGCTACAGGCCCACCGGGAAGAAGGAGGCGAGCGGCGGGGGCTTTTCCGTCCCTTCAACCTCTACGGTTGTTCCTGGGCCATTAACTTAGTAGATTTTTGTGTCAATTGGACTGGGTCAGCCCGTATTAGAGTATATAGAATGTGAGAGGAGTTACCACAATGTTGCATAAAATATTTCATGTTAATCTGAAACTGGATATATATATTTCTCATTTTACTAGCTAatgttgttattttattaaaGAACATAATTCCttgtatttttcttttaaaaaacattattatacataatcattcaaaagtatagaaagtagaaaaaaaaaaaaaaaggaaaatagaaaGAAGTAAGACATGTTGGTAAACAAACAAGCAGGATGTACAAGACCAAGAGTACAATGAACCTTATAGAATTTAAGGTATATTTACCCACTCGTAAGGGAATCATAGCTGGGAAATTGAATGGATATATCTTATGGTGATAAAAGGAGAATACGTTCGCCTCCAGTGTTCTCGTCAATTTATCTCGGGGTtaatacggaggagataaatcacggacggctactagcctttggaatagtgactagcacataagggagtcatttacctcgattttgtcgagattcgaactccagacctcatggtgacaacacctcatgcgctaaccactaAACCGTCCCAAGGGAAGGAATGGACATATTCCATGGTGGCAAAAAGTGAATGCGCTGACCCCCAGCATCCCCGCTAACTCATCCCAGAGctaacacggaagaggtaaatcacggacggctactagcctttggaataataactagcacataagggagacatttacctcgattttatcgagatttgaacctcagacctcatgatgacaatattttatgtgctagccactagaccatccCGAAAAGACATGAATGGACATATCCCATTGTGACAGGGATATGTTCCACACCCTGTCACAATGGGATATGTCCATTTGAGACATACGCCAAGTGGTTCTCTAATGCTATGTGTCAATGCCATTTGAGACATTGGAGATGTATTCACCCATCTGCAATGTTGCCATTCCACAAGCATGCTGCACCACCTCTGAAATAACAATCACTGCACTTATGTACCTATCTAGTTTTAAAACATTCGACTGATCTAATGTCTGCCATATAAGGGAGTCTGATAAATaagtaaacaaatagaaaaaaaaatgatttttagctGACCTAGACCACGAAAAACATCAGAGCATCTTTCAGAGTCCTCCCCTGTTCAGTTGTGATATTGAAGGCAAGTTTATCCTACAGCAAAGATATCAAACACAGCCTTGAGAAACAAATGGAAATCCACCTAAGAAATAGGCTTCTATAGCAGAGTTACCATATCTCTTCGGATAAGCTCCTGAAGCTTCAGCATGATCCGCTGCCGAGAAGTTACTGGTGTATTTCTCCAATGTGGAAAAGCCCCTTTGGCTACATTCACTGCTGCTTTGAACTCTTCATCGGTAGTTATTGGAACCCTATAAACTACTTCTTGTGTTGCCTTGCATAGCCAAATAATATGAAAATCAGATCTTACATAGAAATTCTTGTACCAAACATAACTAGATTATCAATTTGCAGCGATTAGGTGTTTCATCTACAAGTATCTGATTTAAAATCCTGTTCTACATATTTCTTGGAATAACAGATGAAATCCTCTGGTTCTGAATCAAATTGGATAAAAATAAGGGGCATAATATTGGCAATCAGATCGTCATCGAACCAGAAAGCATTTTATTCGACAGTGGCTCAAATGAAACATATAGAGATGTTAATAAGTATTCAAAAACTCACAGGGTTGACAACATCAATCCAATCTTTGGATTGGGACTCCACAAACGCTCCGCCGATGAGATTCCGGACCCTCGGCTGCATATCCCCATCAAATTATTCAACTTATCCAAAATGATTACATTTTGCGAGTCCAATCGAACAAAACATTACAGGATGCGCGCCGTGGGTCGCCGATGCTTGTGCGGCAGTGGAGAGGTGAAGGACACCGATGGAGGCGGCCAGGCGTCGCCATGCCCGGGCGTCGGAGGCTGCGAGGGAAGCAAAGAGAGATGAGGGACGGTGACGAAGGGCTTTCAGGAAAGGGTGAGATCGATCGGGATTACCCCGGTGAAGCGAAGAACGAAGCATAGCGGTGGGCCAGGCGAGTGAGCACGCAGCGGCAGGTGAGCGTGTACATTACGGTGCGGACACCATTTATGGAGGGAAGGAAACCCATTCCTCGCTGGCGCTGCAAGTGCTCGAAGGAAAGGCATCATACTTTACGCCGATCATCTACCAATTACATGATTGGTAGTACACCAAAATGGGCCCGCCTATTCCCTAACAATAAAAAGAGAATTTCTTAAATGAGGATAAAATTAAAGGAAAAAAATGGTCAAAAATCAAACGGCGTCCTAAACACTAAATTATGTAAAATCtttgggaaaaaaaaacaaaaaactaaaAGGGTATTCACCATATATTTTATCTCAAAAATACTTTATTTCAGGGTTATAGCAGCTTGgacaatataaaatataatacaaTGCTATTATATAGATAAACAATTGGTCAGGAGCtttataactattttaaaataattttaaataagttgatAAAAAATACTATGATATAAtagtatttaaaatttaatatttaagatCTAAAGttttagagtttaaaatttaactaCTAACAGTTACTTGATAATTATTACAATGTAaaaaacatttattttattttaatcaaaattaatatacataaaatattattaaattaaaatattgattattaatttaattaaaattatttaaaatttatccaaaattatttttaaaatatttgtatAGCTATTATACGGTTgtaactaaaatataaattttaaaatgcaaAATCTGAACTCTAAatcttaaatttatcaaaatattatttattaattttaccaaaaatatttaaatttcattaaaaatattttaaatcagccaaaatcatttcaaaattcatGTAGCTTCCACCCAAATTAGAGAAACTACTATATAGATATTTATAAtaatgtgtattttttttaattggtaTCAAGTTGTTTAGTTTACACCCACTAATTTTAAAGATGACTAATCTATAGAAGTTTTACTCAAACTATTAAGATAAATCAGAAAGCACTAGCGGCTTATCAATCCAATATTCTTAGATTAACcgtctattaaaaaaatttatccgTCATATACATTATTGTAGTTATTTCTTATTTTCatagatataaaaaaaaagaaaatcatgtaAAACTATAAAAGAACATTATATCTTAATTTTCCATTTCCAAaatgttttttattttgattaacttAAAATACAATTCTATAACAAAGTTCCCTTAAACATTAATACATTATTAGGAATAATTATGTCTgaactcaatttaaaaaaaaaataatgaatcagACCTAGATATAAGATAATCAATTTAATTCTATAGAAGCTTTCTAGACATCTAGATAAATCAttatatgaaaaaataatattctAAATCTCAAACTCAAACTCTATGTTTCAAAAAAATTAGAGGTTGTGtaagggaaaaaaaaacagaaaaaactcaataatttaattaaagatatttgaaaacATATTATTATCCTAATTAATGTGATTGAAAGAGAtttaaatcctaataaaataaATTAGAGGTAGCATAATAAGAAAAAAGATCAGAAAAATgtcattaatatatataaataatggaAAATTTAACATTTGATTAAAACTGGCCACCCCCATTTGATTAAAATTAGAACTATAAAATTTTAACATTGGATTAAAAAAAGtagaaattttgaatttaaagataataaatattagaaattaattaatttgaaaaaaatattaggaAATTCAAGAACCAACAATTATATAAAAAGAATAATATGTAAAAgaatattttgttttattttaaatagaattttagCTAAAAACTTTTATTTTGGCATTAGTATTTttgctaaaattaaaattattgcataaaaatattttaaaatggtgAATAAATAAAgtacaatatatttattttaaacaatTATTAATTAGCATAAAAATCAAGTATATCTAAAACAACTGTATTTCCATTGATTACTAATTTTCcccaaaaatcgctttttgcgccCACCGTGGGGCTCGAACCCACGACCACAAGGTTAAGAGCCTTGCGCTCTACCAACTGAGCTAGACGGGCAGATTGAATTTGAAAGCAAACATATagataataaatattatattattccATCAAACCTACATTAATGATCAATCTATGCTTCGGTTGAGGGGCTCAATCGCCACTTCACTGCCCAGCTCATCCTTTTCCAAGTTAAACCTTATTTTTTAAACTAATTCTACAATTAATACTATTTTATACTCACTATTTTACTAGatcttaaaaaaaacaaagagatctTTTGATATATGGATAATTTACCACATTGATTGATGAGACATttggtatttttaaaataaagaatttaTATCCTggatttttttaacattttaaatttttgaaattttaaattcaaactttttTTAGGTAATTTATATAGCAGTGATAATTCGTCAAATCCCCAAAAAAAATTATAGTGTAAATTTACACGAATATAATTATTTgtattaaaaagattttaaaattatagagaaATTTAAATTCTAATGTTTTACTAATGCAAAATTGACGTTAACGTTCATATTAATTTGGATATTGAAAAAAACTAGTACACTCGATGTAGTATtattgatattattttttttattgtttttaaaaattattttctgttgtgtatctgtatttacctatctccatatccatgagacCGGCTCTAGGGGCTGCTATGGGGTAGTTccatatttttattgatattatttttaaataactaaaattTAGAATTGtaaattgatcaaaatttaaattattagattTAGTTAAAGGATATGTCAGATTAACTTtctaaacaaatataaaatttaattttagactaATTAgacaaacctttttttttttcaagttaacAGTCAAAAGTGCAGAATTAAGATTGAGGTTCAAATTTGGAAACAAATTGTCTTGaattgattttgaaaacaaatttggAAACTGGAGGAATAAGATTTGTTCCGATAAATATGGAAAATTAACCGATTTAATCATGATTGATTACCTAAATTGATGGAAATCGACAGCGACTACTCGACCAACAACTATATATACGAGAGCAGAGAAGAAGATCCATCCTCTTCATTGGCTCTTCTTCTTCACCGGCCGGAGTTTCTCCTCGATCGATCGATTGCTAAGACGACGACCATGCCGAAGTACACGGATGGCGTAGAGTGGTTTGACTGCGTGGAGTGCGGCGGCCTCCACTTCGCCGTCACCGCCGGCGGCAAGATAGCGTTCGTCGAGCTGTCTGAGGATCCCGTGGTGATCAACCCCGTCGACGACGACGTGGCGGAGCGCGGAGAGAAGACTGTTCTGCGGGCGACGGAGTTGGAGAGCGAGAGCACCATCGACGACGAGAGCACCGACACATGGCTGCACTTCTTCGACGTCTACCTGGAGGACTCGCCGGCCACCTTCAGCGCTTTCGTCTCCGGCCGCCGGATCAGCGGCATGACGCGCTTCAGCTGAAGCGTATTCTTAAGGCTTCGTCTCATTAATTGTCTTCGAGTGTGTAGTTATGTGATTAATTCTTGACGTAGTAAGTTTGAACAGATTAATTGTCCTTGTTTTGTTCTTAGCTCTATGGATGTTCTTGAATGATTTTCTGGGTCAAGATTATTTTATGTCTGATTCAACTGAGattatttgtttcctaattttGAACGATTTATATGTTAATAAAGAGGCATTCATCCAAATCTGAAAGTTATAAAAGGTAAAATAACATTTGTTTATTGCACAGCTTGTTTTAAGTCAGTTGCAAGGGAAACGTTGTTTCGATAGTATATTGACAACGGAGGCAATTCCGGCATATTTGGAAATGAAATAAATCAGGATCTGCTTCTTTAGTTTTCATCAAGTTGATGTTGATCTCCCATGTACTGTCAACGTTGACTTTATCTTCGAAAGTCAAGGGGTTGAATAGGTTGGCTGCAAGAATGATAACATGTTTCAAGAAACAAAGGCAACAACAAGGACTGGAGTGTATTTAAATGAGATTTCAAAATATTGGAGCATTTTGATGAAGAATTACTGCATAACTTCAATGCTTCACGCGAATACAACCGAGCAAGTAGTCACCAAAACCTGTATTTTCCGTCGGCGAGTTGCAGTTTTCTCTGTTTACTAGCAGCCCTTCTTGCAGACAAGACAATCGAGACAAGTTGAATGTTGTTCCTGTAACAAATCTTATCGATATCTGATGAGTTTATTGTATTACAAAGGATGCTCTCACCGACCAACATGCCAAGATCGGAAGTAAATATGATCAGCTCAGCCTCAAATAATTACAGCATGCCCTCCGACTCACTTTTTTGCAAGTCTGGCTGCAGCTCCTCCAACTAAGAGGGCTTTTCCAATATGACCAGCATGAAGACCACATGCCACAGTATCTCCACCAATGACCACCCATTTCCAGTCGATACCTCGATGCGCCTTATCATATTTGGCAATGCTATCAGCTGTTCTAGAAGTAGAACTCGAGGACTCTGGTTCGAGTTGAGTGATGGCTCCATTGTGGGAAACCTTAGTTGTGATTTGTGCCATAAGCGCACATCTAGATAGAGAAGCTTCAGTTTTAACTTgcgattgaaaattgaaaattttaacttgtgATTTTTAATAGACTAAATTGAAATTTTAACTATCATAATGGACAGATTAAAAATTTATCAAGAAAGTATGTACCTAAAAAATTTCTTGTTAATCTTGTAGGAAGAAATATATTCTGAATTTTAAAATCATGCttgtattaaattttttttcttgcgattgaatatttttttgattttaaCTTGTGTTCAAAATAAAAtggattcaattttttttaagaaaaaatcccATTTTTTTTGAATTCTTTTAAGAGTTATCcttgctaattttttttttctaaaatgaaTGGTAAGTGGACATACTGATAAAATAGTTAATtactttaaatatttaaaaaaaatctattagatTCCTTTTTGGATAAATATAATtgctttatataatttttttattactttaaatatttacctaaaagcattcttttatataaatcttgaaaatatatttttttctgtcAAAATGTATATTTTTTTCAAGGTTTCCAAAATTATCTTAAGGCTTccaatttcatttttttattcaCTTAAACTTGAATTTAAGATTCACAAATTTTTCAAgtcattttaacttgataaattcaACGTTTCTTTTACAAACTAAGAACTTTCTTACTTTTTGAAAAAGtaacccttagaatttttttggtaccccgttttttatgtgatcaaagggggagaagggaagattaagtctaggggaagtagcttaatattaaatttcttactttttgcactttattgtaaaatttatttattttactttatgtatatttaccctagcttaacttgggtttctcacatcaaaaagggggagattattggaaccctaaggttgttttgatgtgatcaaacaagttaagttaggtcctgttggttttgaaccctgtgtctaagtgtgtaggaacttaggagcacaggaagtcgaacaaaagatgcaactagcgagaaggacggcacaggagagaACCGACAGGCTCggtacgtctgagggacgaggtgttgtggaagagtacaccgacagacgAGAAGGGGTCGTACgatatttccgagggacgagaagctgaggCGGAAGATTACTCGgagagcaaaagacgcagctagcgagaaggtcggcacgggagagagccgacgggctcggtgcgtccgagggatgaagctgcgaaagagtacgctggcggacgagaatgaaacatgcgacgattccgaggtacgagaagacggagcggaagcttgctcgag
Coding sequences:
- the LOC122049524 gene encoding methylmalonate-semialdehyde dehydrogenase [acylating], mitochondrial-like; its protein translation is MLRSSLHRASDARAWRRLAASIGVLHLSTAAQASATHGAHPPRVRNLIGGAFVESQSKDWIDVVNPATQEVVYRVPITTDEEFKAAVNVAKGAFPHWRNTPVTSRQRIMLKLQELIRRDMDKLAFNITTEQGRTLKDALMFFVV